Proteins encoded together in one Ogataea parapolymorpha DL-1 chromosome III, whole genome shotgun sequence window:
- a CDS encoding ATP-dependent Lon protease, involved in degradation of misfolded proteins in mitochondria: MFSCSRRVFRGRLVRSACTRLASTVHNQYAKPLLGKEAALWVNADGIDFVPPSVSSPSVAGELLDLKSKKNEPDPKDESKRKDKDKKEDEKDKPDNKTPRPSKPRTLAPSAGSGVAAGANGASGSAGAPGNSGSGDDPADEESSVNSPATVELPEIYPPIIGLPISRRPLFPGFYRSVIITDVNVIKAVKEATSTQYPFIGCFLFKDENMEGDVINSKDEVYSTGVLAQITSNVYTRDTETGVETLTTVLFPHKRIKIDELFVPNVSKSKHSFVKVSTTEVDESADKQIIEGITGEKEGDEPKSPSEVIKSSDEEVVIDEDDEYNPTAFLKKYPISLVNVSNVEDEPYPDRDPRVNSLTAITLETLREITKLNKPFSDQLLYFISSLKGDVYHHPERLADYAAAVAAATPQELQDVMDCTNIPDRLDKALNLLRKELMNKELQKQIERDLEERMAKRHREFNLQEQLKWIKKELGIDDGRDKLIAKYNERASKLKFPEEVQKVFQEEINKLQTLEPLMAEYAVTRNYLDWLTQLPWGLQSKDRYDLKIAKQILDEDHYGLKEVKDRILEFIAVGKLLNKINGKIICFVGPPGVGKTSIGKSIARALNRKFYRFSVGGLTDVAEIKGHRRTYVGAIPGRMVQALKNTETENPLVLIDEIDKISHTHHGSGGDPSAALLELLDPEQNGTFMDYYMDVPINLSRVLFVCTANTLSTIPAPLLDRMEVIEIAGYVEDEKIKIAENYLAPSAKDTSGLTDVDISLREDTLQQLIRGYCRESGVRNLKKQIEKIFRKAALKVVKDVDGVDFDKNEKVEQNEQAKETAKTTESENSTSEASETSSSEKNEDKDEVKEEAKEEAKEEEDAPKVVVPEGYKIEVTPDNLKDYVGSPVYTADRLYEKTPPGVVMGLAWTQTGGSALYIESIIEHAINKDSTPKLERTGQLGDVMKESVRIAYSFSKMYLAKKFTENRFFDRAQIHLHCPEGATPKDGPSAGVAITSSFLSLALNKPLRPDIAMTGELTLTGRVLRIGGLKEKTLAARRSGVNTVIFPKDNLADWNELQDNVKEGITPVPVEWYDEVFATLFGDVTSDEGNAVWKKEFELIDQAEKDKK, encoded by the coding sequence ATGTTTTCTTGCTCAAGACGAGTTTTCAGAGGCCGTCTTGTGCGCAGCGCGTGTACCCGGCTTGCGAGCACGGTCCACAACCAGTATGCTAAACCATTGCTAGGCAAAGAGGCTGCACTCTGGGTCAATGCGGACGGAATAGACTTTGTACCTCCTTCTGTGAGCTCGCCTTCTGTGGCTGGCGAGTTGCTTGACCTaaagtcgaaaaagaacgagcCCGATCCAAAGGACGAGTCCAAAAGGAAAGACAAGGACAAaaaggaggacgaaaaggacaagCCAGACAACAAGACGCCGAGACCTTCGAAACCACGGACCCTTGCCCCCTCTGCGGGATCCGGcgttgctgctggcgcCAATGGCGCGAGTGGGTCAGCAGGAGCTCCAGGCAACTCTGGTTCGGGCGATGATCCTGCAGACGAGGAGTCGTCGGTCAACAGTCCCGCCACAGTCGAACTGCCAGAGATCTATCCACCTATTATTGGTCTGCCTATTTCCAGAAGACCTCTGTTCCCCGGTTTCTACAGATCCGTGATCATTACCGACGTGAACGTTATCAAGGCCGTCAAGGAGGCCACGTCCACACAGTATCCATTCATTGGCTGTTTCCTGTTCAAAGACGAGAACATGGAGGGAGACGTCATTAATTCGAAAGACGAGGTTTACAGCACCGGTGTGCTGGCACAAATCACGTCCAACGTGTATACCAGAGATACAGAGACCGGCGTGGAGACTTTAACGACCGTGCTGTTCCCTCACAAGCggatcaagatcgacgagttgTTCGTTCCTAATGTTTCGAAGAGCAAACACAGTTTTGTCAAGGTGTCCACCACAGAGGTCGACGAGTCGGCAGATAAGCAGATAATCGAGGGAATAACCGGCGAGAAGGAGGGTGACGAGCCAAAGTCTCCGTCGGAAGTCATCAAgtccagcgacgaggaggttgtcattgacgaggacgacgagtacaaCCCTACTGCGTTCCTCAAAAAATACCCAATCAGTTTGGTCAATGTTTCCAATGTCGAGGACGAGCCGTATCCAGACAGAGACCCAAGAGTGAACTCGTTGACTGCCATTACCCTTGAGACGCTGAGAGAGATTaccaagctcaacaaacCGTTCAGCGACCAATTGCTTTACTTTATCAGCTCATTGAAGGGCGACGTGTATCACCATCCTGAGAGACTGGCAGATTATGCTGCCGCcgttgctgctgccactCCACAAGAGCTGCAGGACGTGATGGACTGCACCAACATCCCCGACAGACTGGATAAAGCTTTGAATTTGCTACGAAAGGAACTGATGAACAAAGaactgcagaaacagatcGAGCGGGACCTCGAGGAGAGGATGGCCAAGAGACACCGCGAATTTAATCTTCAGGAACAGCTCAAGTggatcaagaaagagctgggAATTGACGACGGCAGAGACAAGCTGATTGCCAAGTACAACGAACGTGCGTCCAAGCTAAAGTTCCCTGAAGAGGTGCAGAAGGTTTTCCAGGAGgaaatcaacaagcttcagaCTTTGGAGCCGCTGATGGCCGAGTACGCTGTGACCAGAAACTACCTGGACTGGCTGACGCAGTTGCCATGGGGGCTGCAATCGAAAGACAGATACGATCTCAAGATTGCCAAACAaattctggacgaggaccaTTACGGTCTCAAAGAGGTCAAGGACCGGATTTTGGAGTTTATTGCTGTTGgcaagcttctcaacaagatcaacgGTAAGATTATTTGTTTTGTTGGTCCACCAGGTGTTGGTAAGACGTCCATTGGTAAGTCCATTGCCAGAGCACTGAACAGAAAATTCTACAGATTCTCTGTCGGCGGGTTGACCGACGTGGCTGAGATCAAGGGTCACAGAAGAACCTATGTTGGTGCCATTCCTGGTCGTATGGTGCAGGctctgaaaaacacagaaactgAGAATCCGCTTGTTTTGATCGATGAGATCGACAAGATCTCGCACACCCACCACGGCAGCGGTGGCGACCCTTCTGCCGcactgctggagctgcttgatCCTGAACAGAATGGAACGTTCATGGACTACTACATGGACGTTCCTATCAACCTCTCGCGCGTGCTGTTTGTGTGCACAGCTAACACTCTCAGCACGATTCCTGCCCCATTGCTGGATCGTATGGAAGTGATAGAGATTGCCGGTTATgttgaggacgagaagatCAAGATTGCCGAAAATTACCTCGCTCCGTCTGCAAAGGACACGTCGGGCCTGACTGACGTGGACATCTCTTTAAGAGAGGACActttgcagcagctgatcaGAGGCTACTGTCGTGAAAGCGGAGTGAGAAACctcaagaaacagattGAGAAGATATTCAGAAAAGCCGCATTGAAGGTGGTGAAAGACGTTGATGGCGTTGACTTcgacaagaacgagaaggTTGAGCAAAATGAGCAAGCCAAGGAGACTGCAAAAACCACAGAGTCTGAGAATTCTACGTCAGAGGCCTCTGAGACATCAAGCTCTGAGAAAAACGAAGACAAAGACGAGGTCAAAgaagaggccaaggaagaggccaaggaagaggaagacgcTCCGAAGGTGGTTGTTCCGGAAGGATACAAGATCGAGGTGACGCCAGACAACCTCAAAGACTACGTGGGGTCCCCTGTTTACACTGCAGACCGACTATACGAGAAAACACCACCGGGTGTGGTTATGGGTCTTGCATGGACCCAGACGGGAGGGTCAGCTCTGTACATTGAATCGATCATTGAGCAcgccatcaacaaggactCGACGCCTAAGCTAGAGCGCACGGGCCAACTTGGAGACGTGATGAAGGAGTCTGTGCGGATCGCGTActcgttctccaagatGTATCTTGCCAAGAAGTTCACAGAGAACCGGTTCTTCGATCGTGCCCAGATCCACCTGCATTGTCCTGAGGGGGCCACGCCAAAGGATGGACCATCCGCCGGTGTTGCCatcacgtcgtcgttcCTTTCTCTTGCTCTGAACAAGCCTTTAAGACCCGACATTGCCATGACTGGAGAACTCACATTGACAGGACGCGTGCTGCGTATCGGTGGCCTCAAGGAGAAGACGCTTGCTGCGAGAAGGTCCGGCGTCAACACGGTCATTTTCCCTAAGGACAACCTTGCGGACTGGAACGAGTTGCAGGACAACGTCAAGGAGGGCATCACGCCCGTGCCTGTTGAGTGGTATGACGAGGTGTTTGCGACGCTGTTTGGCGATGTGACTTCTGACGAGGGCAACGCAGTCTGGAAGaaggagtttgagctgaTCGACCAAGCCgagaaggacaagaaatGA
- a CDS encoding mRNA-decapping enzyme subunit 1, which produces MAKKKAQSPPEETIDEQKTLEIYKQALTFNVIAKYDPLIDQLVHLTSYCVVYRFDPDQNDWVKLDFQGPLAIYSRKSEVSGPTPAPQIVQNDQLYTSGLIVLNRIKPENFSIGLISNKQLTDPEDGIIVENTEKLIIVRDLSQQTYGLWIFDAADRDYICEILKYCIEGEQK; this is translated from the coding sequence atggccaagaagaaagcaCAGTCTCCCCCCGAGgagacgatcgacgagcaGAAGACGCTCGAAATATACAAACAGGCCCTCACGTTCAACGTGATCGCAAAATATGACCCGCTGATCGACCAGCTTGTGCATTTGACCTCGTACTGTGTGGTATACCGTTTTGACCCCGACCAGAACGACTGGGTCAAGCTCGACTTCCAGGGCCCGTTGGCGATATATTCGCGAAAGAGCGAGGTTTCCGGTCCAACACCAGCGCCGCAGATTGTTCAGAACGACCAGCTGTACACTTCTGGGCTCATTGTGCTCAATAGAATTAAGCCGGAGAATTTCAGCATCGGACTCATAAGCAACAAGCAGCTGACCGATCCGGAGGACGGGATCATTGtcgaaaacacagaaaaactTATAATTGTGCGTGACCTGAGCCAGCAGACGTACGGCCTGTGGATCTTCGACGCCGCCGACAGAGACTATATCTGCGAAATCTTGAAATACTGTATAGAAGGAGAACAGAAATAA